A section of the Methanocaldococcus sp. FS406-22 genome encodes:
- a CDS encoding carbamoyltransferase translates to MILGICDGHNASSSLIKKDEILFAMSEERFTRKKNQRGFPEKSLDYILSRVNADNIEYVSIGGVFRRGERIKKLKNFQNKINKKFLYVYHHIAHSYLFKLSEFKEALIISIDGGGDGLSFLASIANKNNLDIIAQSDLIDSVGDFYASITELLGFKPMENEGKVMSLSSYEGEDDINLKTIDYIKELKSFKNYLGVIGYEATKALRKLIVMDKSQLSFEDKVRISKFAQRTLEDIVLKAIDDLAYEYNINNIVFVGGVAQNVKLNSKIAERYNLFVPPFMGDEGLCLGASLADKRIDKINIDNTYFGYEIDNDIAEKVLEEMKNKLKDYKIEFVEERDIPEVVGNLILENKVVCLARGKMEFGPRALGNRSIIALPTKENKEKINKRLKRSWFMPFAPTILYESVDDYLINPRYSPFMTQIFRVREDKIKEIEGVIHVDKTTRPQTLKREANKTYYEIIKYIYDSINLPVVLNTSFNLHGEPIVCTERDAINSFLKADFDALLLGNYLISK, encoded by the coding sequence ATGATTTTGGGTATCTGTGATGGACATAATGCAAGCTCTTCTCTAATAAAAAAGGATGAAATCTTATTTGCAATGAGTGAAGAGAGATTCACAAGGAAAAAGAATCAAAGAGGTTTTCCAGAAAAATCATTAGATTATATTTTAAGTAGGGTTAATGCTGATAATATTGAGTATGTATCAATTGGAGGAGTTTTTAGAAGAGGAGAAAGAATAAAAAAACTAAAAAACTTCCAAAATAAGATAAACAAAAAATTCCTCTATGTTTATCACCACATAGCACATTCATATTTATTTAAGTTGTCGGAGTTTAAAGAGGCTTTGATTATCTCAATAGACGGGGGAGGAGATGGACTATCGTTTTTAGCATCCATAGCAAACAAAAATAACTTAGATATTATAGCTCAGAGTGATTTAATCGATTCTGTTGGTGATTTCTATGCCTCAATAACAGAGCTTTTAGGATTTAAACCAATGGAAAATGAGGGCAAAGTAATGTCTTTATCCTCTTATGAAGGAGAGGATGATATAAATCTAAAAACCATTGACTATATAAAAGAGCTAAAATCATTCAAAAACTATTTGGGAGTTATTGGCTATGAAGCTACAAAGGCATTAAGAAAACTTATAGTTATGGATAAAAGCCAGTTATCTTTTGAAGATAAGGTTAGAATATCAAAATTTGCTCAAAGGACCTTAGAGGATATAGTTTTAAAGGCAATTGATGATTTGGCTTATGAATATAACATAAATAATATCGTTTTTGTTGGTGGAGTAGCTCAAAACGTTAAATTGAATTCAAAAATTGCTGAGAGATACAATTTGTTTGTCCCTCCGTTTATGGGAGATGAAGGACTTTGCTTAGGGGCAAGTTTAGCTGATAAAAGAATAGATAAAATAAATATTGATAACACATACTTTGGATATGAGATAGATAACGATATAGCTGAAAAAGTCCTGGAAGAGATGAAAAATAAGCTTAAAGATTATAAAATAGAGTTTGTTGAAGAGAGAGATATTCCAGAAGTTGTTGGAAATCTAATCTTAGAGAATAAGGTTGTGTGCTTAGCAAGAGGAAAAATGGAGTTTGGACCGAGAGCTTTGGGTAATAGGAGCATTATTGCCCTACCAACAAAAGAAAATAAGGAGAAAATTAACAAAAGATTAAAAAGAAGCTGGTTTATGCCATTTGCTCCAACAATACTGTATGAGTCTGTAGATGATTATTTAATAAACCCAAGATACTCCCCATTTATGACTCAGATATTTAGGGTTAGAGAAGACAAAATAAAAGAAATAGAAGGAGTTATCCATGTAGATAAAACTACAAGACCTCAAACATTAAAAAGAGAGGCAAATAAAACATATTATGAGATAATAAAATATATCTACGACTCTATAAATCTGCCAGTGGTTTTAAATACATCCTTTAACTTACATGGAGAGCCGATAGTTTGCACTGAGAGAGATGCAATAAATAGCTTTTTAAAGGCAGATTTTGATGCTTTGTTGTTGGGGAATTATTTAATTTCTAAATAA
- a CDS encoding MTH1187 family thiamine-binding protein, with amino-acid sequence MRKVVAEISIIPLGGGASVSKYVKKAIEVFKKYDLKVEPNAMGTVLEGDLDEILKAFKEAHSIVLNDVDRVVSNLKIDERKDKENTIERKLKAIGEL; translated from the coding sequence ATGAGAAAAGTAGTTGCTGAAATCTCTATAATTCCTTTAGGAGGAGGAGCTAGTGTTTCAAAATATGTTAAAAAAGCCATTGAGGTTTTTAAGAAATATGATTTAAAAGTTGAACCAAATGCCATGGGGACTGTGTTAGAGGGGGACTTAGATGAGATTTTGAAGGCATTTAAAGAAGCTCATTCTATAGTTTTAAATGACGTTGATAGAGTTGTGAGTAACTTAAAAATTGATGAAAGGAAAGATAAAGAAAATACAATTGAAAGGAAGTTAAAAGCTATTGGAGAGTTATAA